In one window of Archocentrus centrarchus isolate MPI-CPG fArcCen1 chromosome 11, fArcCen1, whole genome shotgun sequence DNA:
- the slc52a3-2a gene encoding riboflavin transporter 2: MSLLTHLLACLFGMGSWVSINGLWVELPLVVPQIPEGWYLPSYLSVLIQMANIGPLFVTLMHRFRPGALNEAAVIYVIIGLGTVASFLLGFFWKETVVVAGISHSVPLLILTFFLATVDCTSSVTFLPFMMRLKPQYLTTYYIGEGVSGLLPALVALIQGVGVVHCINSTQSVNHTLNMTFDLQAQYQPANFSVEVFFFFLSAMMLVCLGAFLLLNYHPSVAREQPNSRHATRVKRKAQKSREWVEQKPMMDLHSPANQKLRSSFGTGSYSWMQVFYIFGILTWVNALSNTVLPSVQSYSCLPYGNNAYHLSATLAALSNPLACFIAMFLPIRSLLFMGALTVIGTGVGVYIMIMAVLSPCPLLVNDTSGGVLIVLAWVLLILTLSYVKVIIGVILRDEGHSALVWCGAVVQLGSLLGAVTMFPLVSVYNYFSSGDPCNTKCP, encoded by the exons ATGTCTCTTCTCACCCACCTGTTGGCATGCCTGTTCGGTATGGGTTCCTGGGTCTCCATCAACGGCCTGTGGGTGGAGCTGCCTCTGGTTGTCCCCCAGATCCCAGAGGGTTGGTACCTGCCCTCCTACCTGTCAGTCCTCATCCAGATGGCCAACATTGGGCCTCTCTTTGTCACCCTGATGCATCGTTTCCGACCGGGCGCTCTGAACGAGGCGGCCGTTATATATGTGATCATCGGCCTGGGTACAGTGGCGAGTTTCTTGCTGGGGTTCTTCTGGAAGGAGACTGTGGTTGTAGCAGGAATCTCTCACAGTGTGCCTCTCCTCATTTTAACTTTCTTCCTAGCTACTGTTGACTGCACTTCTTCCGTCACCTTCCTTCCCTTCATGATGCGCCTCAAGCCTCAGTATCTCACCACCTACTACATCGGGGAGGGTGTGAGCGGCCTGCTGCCGGCTCTAGTGGCTCTGATCCAGGGTGTGGGGGTCGTCCACTGCATAAACAGCACACAGTCTGTGAACCACACCCTCAATATGACCTTCGATCTCCAGGCCCAGTATCAGCCTGCAAACTTCTCCGTTGaggtgtttttcttcttcctcagtGCCATGATGCTGGTGTGCCTGGGGGCTTTCCTCCTCCTGAACTACCATCCATCTGTGGCCAGGGAGCAACCAAACAGCAGACACGCCACCAGAGTGAAACGGAAAGCTCAGAAAAGCAGGGAGTGGGTCGAGCAGAAGCCAATGATGGATCTGCACAGTCCAGCAAACCAGAAGCTCAgaagcagctttggcactggcTCATACAGCTGgatgcaggtgttttatatttttgggATTCTGACCTGGGTGAACGCTCTGAGCAACACGGTTCTTCCCTCGGTGCAGTCCTACTCGTGCCTGCCATACGGGAACAACGCTTACCACTTGTCGGCCACTTTAGCCGCGTTGTCCAACCCTCTGGCATGCTTCATCGCCATGTTCTTACCAATCAG ATCCCTGCTGTTCATGGGAGCCCTCACAGTGATTGGCACTGGAGTTGGAGTTTATATAATGATCATGGCAGTGCTGAGTCCATGCCCACTGCTGGTTAATGATACCTCAGGTGGTGTTCTCATT GTGCTGGCCTGGGTCCTCCTTATTCTCACTCTGTCCTATGTGAAGGTGATCATCGGGGTGATCCTCCGTGATGAAGGCCACAGCGCACTCGTGTGGTGTGGAGCTGTGGTGCAGCTGGGCTCTCTGCTGGGAGCTGTGACCATGTTTCCTCTTGTCAGTGTGTACAACTACTTTTCCTCAGGAGACCCGTGCAACACAAAATGTCCCTAA